TGCTGCAGTACCTGGTGAAGCCGCTGAACCGGGCGGGGGAGGCAATGAGGGAGCGGTGATGTGCCACCGAGGCGGCCGGCGCAAGCCGGCCGTCCGGACTCAGCGGGGCGGCGGATTGGCGCGCAGCACGGCCTCGCTCATGGTGTGCATGACGTGCAGCTGCGGCTCGACGGTCACGTACTTGTGCCGCGAGGTGCCGATGCCCGGGTAGTAGGACACCGACACGCCCTTGGGCGGGTACCAGTCGGCGCCGATACCCAGCAGGAAGCGCGCGTACTGCCGGTCGTCCACCCCGTTGGGGTCGTTGAGCACCAGCTGCGAGTAGCACAGCACCAGCACTTCGGCGACGTCGTAGGGATCGATGTCGATCACCCCGCCGGTGTAGCCGTGCGGCACCCAGTAAGTGCCCGAGGAATCCAGCCCGCGCACCGGCATGGGCCTGACCGAGGTCGAGCCGTCGGACTCCTTGCGCAGGTCCAGAGCGTAGGACTCGAAGTTCGCCGAGCCGCGGAAGGTGGGCCGCCAGGCCTCGGCGGACTTGTCGTCGCGCTGGAACAGCCTGCGCCAGACGCCGGACTTGGACTTGATCCACAGCTCGTAGCCCCAGGTGCGCACCCGCGAGTTGCCGGTGTAGCCGGGCGCGTGGTTCGCGCCGTAGCGCTCGCCCAGGTAGACCTGGTCCCAGAGGTTGATCCGAGGCCAGCTCTGGATGTAGCGCATCGGATCGGACGAGCTCAGGTAGGCGAGTTGCTCCTGATAATCGGGGTTCTGTGTGGTGAAGGCGGCCGAAGTCGCGTACCGGCCCATGATGAGCACCGCGCGATCGGTCTGGGTCGAATACGAGACGGCACTGCGATGCAGGAGGCGGTCGTCGTTGGCTGCGTAGGAGCCGTCGGCCGCGCGCATGTCTCGCACCGCGACTTCTACCCACGAGGCGGCGGTCGAGGGCTTGGTCGCCGTCTTGACGGGCGTCGCGGTGGTCGAATCGGTCGCGGACGGACTCCTCACATCGCTCTCGGTCGGGCTCTTGAGGTCCGTGCTGGTCACCGTGGAACTCTGGGCGCTCTCGCCGGCGGTGGTCTGATCCGGAAGCGCTTGACCGTCCTGCGCGGTCGCGACGTTCGCCTCGGCGACGAGCGATTCGTCGAGCGTGCCGCCGCCGCTGCAGGCGGCGAGCATCAAGGATACGACCGCGGCGGCCAATCCGGTCCAGAGGCGACGCGAACCGGCGTTGGGTGAAACTCGGTCTGTCTGAAAGGGTTGGTGCTTCATATGGTGCTCTTGGAACGAACTTCGATGGGCCCAGGCTGCGGCCGGATGCCGAACGGCGACGCATCGTCTCGTCGGACGACGAAATCAGTCATCTGCCTGGTAATGCGTCGGATCGCCGGAAGGGCCGGCCCGTCACCGCCAGTGTCTGTTCCCGACGTTTGGCGGCGACCTGGGAACGGGGGAACTCTAGGTGCGGATTCGGGTCAGAATGTGGCGGCCGTGCGATAGTTCCAAGGCGGGAACGGCCGATCGCATGACTGCTTCCCAGCGGTCGTTCGGCGCACTCCAGCGGCGCCGGGGTGGTATAAGGATTCTTCTCGTCGTCGGGCAGAAAGTGCCTGACAAGGCCGGCGCGATGACTTGACCGTCAGCTTCCTGGCGATAGCTCTGCTGGACCCTACCGATGCCGAAAATCCTTCTCGTCAACAACTATCACTATCGGCGCGGCGGGGCCGACGTCGTGTACCTCGAGCAGGGACGACTCCTCCGAAAGATGGGGTGGAGCGTCGTCGAGCTCGCGATGAACCACCCGAAGAATGATCCGTCCGACTTCTCCCCGTACTTCACCGAGGAGATCGAGTTCGGCCACGACTACAGCGCGCTGACGAAGCTCCGGCACGCGGCCAAGATCATCTACTCGGCCGAAGCCGCGAAGAAGGTCAAGGAACTGATACGGGCCGAGCGCCCGGATCTCGTGCACGCGCACAACGTGTACCACCATCTGTCGCCGTCGGTGCTGCGGGCCGCCAGGCAGTGCGGCGTCCCCGTGTTCCTGACGACGCACGACCTGAAGCTGCTATGCCCGGCGTTCAGCATGCTCTCCGATGGACAGGTCTGCGAGGAGTGCCGGACGCGCGGCCGGTTCTCGGTCGTCCGCAAGCGTTGCCTGAAGGACTCGCTCGCGCTGAGCTCCCTCGTGTTCGTCGAGTCGGGGCTGCACGCGCTCTCGGGCATCTACCGCGACTCGATCGACCGGATGATCTCGCCGAGTCGTTTCTTCATCGACAAGTTCGGCGAGTGGGGCTGGGGCGGCGCGCCGTTCAGCTACGTGCCGAACTTCGTCGACGTCGAGGCGCTCCGGCCCTCGTACCCGCCGGGCGGCTACTTCCTGTACTTCGGGCGCTTGAGCAAGGAGAAGGGCCTGCATACCCTGGTTTCGGCAGCGGCGCTGGCCGGCGTCGAGCTCTGGCTCGTGGGAACCGGGCCGCTGGAAGCCGAACTGCGAGCGAGCGTCGAGATCTCGGGAGCGAACGTCAGGTTCTGCGGATTCCAGAGCGGCGAGGCGCTGTGGGACATCGTGCGGGGGAGCCGCGCAACGGTGCTGGCGTCGGAGTGCTACGAGAACGCTCCGCTATCGGTGCTCGAGGCCTATGCGTGCGGCAAGCCGGTCCTGGGCGCGCGAATCGGGGGCATACCCGAGCTGATCAGGCCCGGGCAGACCGGTGACCTGTTCGCGAGCGGCGACAGCGAGGGGCTTGCCGCACTCATGCGGCGATACGCCGAGATGTCGGCGGCCGAGATCGAAACGCAGGGCAGGGAAGCTCGCTCGTGGGTCGAGCAGGACTTCACGATCGAGCGGCACATCGCCAACGTGACCGGAGTCTACAGGCTGGCAGGCGCGGCGGTCTGAGCGACTCCCGGATGGCCCGCGCCGAGGGGCGCTCTCCGGGCGGGATGCGCGGCCAAGAAGAAGAACGGGGCCCTCGCAGGGCCCCGTAGCCACCGGTTCGCATCGCCCTGACGGACGATGCGGTGGTCGGATCAGGAGTCCGAGGT
This genomic window from Zeimonas sediminis contains:
- a CDS encoding glycosyltransferase family 4 protein, which gives rise to MPKILLVNNYHYRRGGADVVYLEQGRLLRKMGWSVVELAMNHPKNDPSDFSPYFTEEIEFGHDYSALTKLRHAAKIIYSAEAAKKVKELIRAERPDLVHAHNVYHHLSPSVLRAARQCGVPVFLTTHDLKLLCPAFSMLSDGQVCEECRTRGRFSVVRKRCLKDSLALSSLVFVESGLHALSGIYRDSIDRMISPSRFFIDKFGEWGWGGAPFSYVPNFVDVEALRPSYPPGGYFLYFGRLSKEKGLHTLVSAAALAGVELWLVGTGPLEAELRASVEISGANVRFCGFQSGEALWDIVRGSRATVLASECYENAPLSVLEAYACGKPVLGARIGGIPELIRPGQTGDLFASGDSEGLAALMRRYAEMSAAEIETQGREARSWVEQDFTIERHIANVTGVYRLAGAAV